GAATATGGACCGTTCAACATACCGTTTCCGGACGAAGCCGCCGAGGCGGTGCGCCCGCCGGGCGGCATGAGCGTCAGCCGATTCCAAAACCGGGAGAAGCTGTTTAAGAAACTGCTGGACGCCGGGCCCATCGGGCAGCACGGGAGCGATTATCAGCGCCAATCGCTTCTGCGCTCGATGGACAAGGCCTATCGTCTGCTGAGTTCGCCCGCCGCCGCTGCATTCGATTTAACGCGCGAACCCATCCAGCAAATCCGCAAGTACGTCCCCGGTTACCAGCCGGGCGAGCGCTTTAACGCCAGTGAAGACCGCTTCGCCGCCAAATATGAAGAGCAGATGATTGGGCGATTTGGGCTTGGCTGCCTTCTGGCGCGCCGCCTGGCCGAGGTGGGCGCGCGCTACATCGAGGTCACCACCGAGTATATCCCGTTCCTGAATTGGGATACGCACGAAAACGGCCATACCCGGGCTGCGGCGATGAAAAAACAGATCGATGCGCCGGTGGCCCAACTGGTGTTGGACCTCGAAGAGCGCGGTCTGTTGAATCGCACGCTCATTGTGCTGGCAAGCGAGTTCAGCCGCGACGCCCTCATCGAAGGCAAACCCGACAAACGGGTCAAAGACCAGGTGGATGTGCCGGATAAAATCAATGACCTGAAGTTTTACGGGATGCACCGCCATTTCACCGATGCCGGTTGTGTGCTGCTGTTCGGCGGGGGCGTCAAACGCGGTTACGTTCATGGCAGCACTGCGGGCGAACGCCCGTGCAAAACACTCGATAAGCGGGTGGTCATCGAAGACCTGCACGCCACGATCTATCACGCCGTAGGCATCTCTCCACGGCTCGCCTACGAAATCGAGAAGCGCCCCTTCTACGTTACGCGGGATGGCGTCGGCAAACCCATCATGGACCTGTTTGGCGCCTGACCCTGGCCATTTCATACTCGATTTCGCGTCTCATTAACATCGGGTCTTTAGCCCGGTGAACGGACTCGCTTTATGCGTTTGAACTGTTTCAACAGTTTACCGCCCGGGGCGAGAAGCCGTTGAAACGGCTCGAATCCTCTCCGGGCCGCGCGCCACCGGGCTAAAGCCCCGGTGTCAATGAGATCTCCGCCGCTGGGCTGCGAAATATGCGGGTTTAAGCCAAGCTTTAATCACCATCCTTCTCCTTGGGATGCGAAAAGACAAACCCTGCCCGCACGGGCGCAGGGACGGCGCTGCTGGCCCCGCG
The sequence above is a segment of the Verrucomicrobiia bacterium genome. Coding sequences within it:
- a CDS encoding DUF1501 domain-containing protein, which produces MHPLRDWTRRDFLKTASSAMLSALAAGYPRQALAAEPLEPKPKPTADTVIVLWMAGGMAHTETFDQKKYTPFEPGISPKDFLSTFPSVRTAVDNIEFSQGLERVAAIADRATLIRSYTAGDLGFILHSRHQYQWHTGYAPPQTVAAPHIGAVIARTLGPLNPVVPAFVNIGQRLDVGESEELKAFTTAGFLGSEYGPFNIPFPDEAAEAVRPPGGMSVSRFQNREKLFKKLLDAGPIGQHGSDYQRQSLLRSMDKAYRLLSSPAAAAFDLTREPIQQIRKYVPGYQPGERFNASEDRFAAKYEEQMIGRFGLGCLLARRLAEVGARYIEVTTEYIPFLNWDTHENGHTRAAAMKKQIDAPVAQLVLDLEERGLLNRTLIVLASEFSRDALIEGKPDKRVKDQVDVPDKINDLKFYGMHRHFTDAGCVLLFGGGVKRGYVHGSTAGERPCKTLDKRVVIEDLHATIYHAVGISPRLAYEIEKRPFYVTRDGVGKPIMDLFGA